CCGCAAACCATCAGCCGTTTTCAGTCCCGTTTTCATTGCCATATTGCGTTGCTGCATTCCGGGCTGAATGATTCCAAACGGCTACAAGCCTGGCAGTCGGCGGAAACCGGCAAAGCCTCAATCGTACTCGGTACACGTTCTGCCATTTATACCCCGATGCCGAATCTGAGCCTGATCATTCTGGATGAAGAACATGACCTGTCCTTTAAACAGCAGGAAGGCTTCCGCTATCATGCCCGCGATGTCGCCCTGTACCGCGGCCATTTACAGCAATGTCCGGTAATCTTAGGGTCAGCCACACCAAGCATTGACAGTTATGCGCTGGTGCAACATGGCAAGATGCAGGCACTGGAGCTGAACCAGCGTGCCGGCACGGCCTTGATGCCCAAAATCCATATTCTGGATTTAAAAGTTGCGCAAAAAAAGCATGGGATTAGCCTTCAATTGATTCAGGACATCAAAAAGCGCCTGGAGAAAAAAGAACAGGTGCTGATTTTTTTAAACCGCCGTGGCTATGCCCCCGTCCTGCTGTGTGGCAGCTGTGGCTGGCAGGCGAAATGTCCGCACTGTGATGCCAACTTCACTGTACACCGCCAGCCTTATCAGCATCTACATTGCCATCACTGCGGTACTATTCACCGTATGCCGGAACACTGCCCACAATGTCAGCATCAGGAACTGATTACACTGGGTATGGGCACCGGCAAAGTCGAAGAGCATCTGAATGAGCTCTTTCCGGATTTTGAGGTGATTCGGGTCGATCGCGATTCCACCAGTCGGGTCGGCAGCTGGCAAAAAATCTATGACAAGATTCAGAAAAGCGAACCTGCCATTTTGCTTGGCACCCAGATGCTGGCCAAAGGCCATCATTTTCCTTATGTGACGCTGGTGGCGATTCTGGATATCGATTCCGGTCTGCTCAGTGTGGATTTCCGTGCTACTGAACGGACTGCACAACTGATTGTGCAGGTGGCAGGCCGCGCAGGCCGTGGTGAACATAAGGGTGATGTTTACCTACAGACCCTCAGACCTGATCATGCCCTGCTGAATACCCTGGTCAATGAAAATTATCGCGTATTTGCCCAGCAAACCTTAAAAGAACGGCAGATGGCCAGAATGCCGCCCTACCGTTATGCCATCCTGATTCGCTGTGAATCCAAGGATCAGGCACAAAATACCGAATTCTTACAGAAACATGCAGCACTCCTCAGGCAATATCCTGATCTGGCGCTGGACATCTGGGGACCAATTCCTGCGCCAATGGAACGTAAGGCCGGACGCTATCAGTCGCATATGGTGCTATTGTCAGCGGATCGTCCACGTTTGCATTACTATGTGCGTAGCTGGTGGCAAAACATGCTGCAGGACAAACCTTCTAGCATGAAGCTCACGCTGGACATCGACCCTCAGGAACTGAGCTAAAAGATATTGCGCCTGAGGATCGATCTGGAATACGAAACTGCAAGTCTGGATCAAGAATAAATTTAGGGCAGGAAAATGTCGATACTGTTACAAATAACACTGGTTCTGGTCATTGCACTGTTGATAGTGCCACTGAGTAAAAGGCTCAGATTGCCAAGTGTGCTGGGCTATCTGTTAACAGGGATCATCTTAAGTCCAAGCCTTTTGCACCTGATTCAGACACCCGAAGTCATGAGTAGTTTCATGCAAGTCAGCCTGATGGCACTGATGTTCTGGATCGGCCTGCAACTCAGACCACAACGCATTGTGCAGATTAATCCCTCCCTGTGGATGATGGCTGCTTTACAGGTACTAATCAGCACCCTGATTTTCACGCTCATGGCCTGGGTTTTCCTTCAGCAAAGCCTACTCGCCAGCATTGTAATTGGACTCGCCGGCAGTTTGTCCGCCCTGACTTTGGTGATTCAACATCTCAATCATCAGGAACAGTTCGCCACCAGCTATGGTCAGCAAGCCTATTCGATTCTGCTGATTCATGCTCTGTTGGCCATTCTGGTGATTGCAGCCATTCCCTTATTTGCCGGGATTCGCTCGACCGAACATGGCGTGGCCTACTTTGCTGCCCTCATCGCGACGTTAAGCGGTCTGTTCCTGTGTAATCGTTACTTGATGCAGCCGTTGTATCGCTGGATTGCTAAAAGTGGCAGTCACGAACTGCATGCGATTGTAGCGATTGCGGTGACCTTGGCATTGTTGGTGTTAATGAATACCCTCGGCCTGAATCTATTTCTCGGTGCCTTATTTGCCGGCATTTTACTGG
The nucleotide sequence above comes from Acinetobacter lwoffii. Encoded proteins:
- a CDS encoding primosomal protein N', whose product is MQNSHPYSSPLYRVRVAVPVHVFDCFDYTMSTAQFEQAQIGARVLVSFGRQNLVGVIIEKLSADTPPDPRFKLKAVTELLDERAIIDAKVLSLLTWSAQYYQFPIGEVVHSALPTLLRQGKPYNLLARTWKLLAPDAEAKVRRSDKQQEAYRILKLHPVGTTENVLNMAGIETATLKALEKKEICACVLEPQDFNPQPMQLAQMPLTANPEQKHAVEQVLKYRNQYQAFLLDGLTGSGKTEVYLQIMEQVLKQGKQVLVLVPEIGLTPQTISRFQSRFHCHIALLHSGLNDSKRLQAWQSAETGKASIVLGTRSAIYTPMPNLSLIILDEEHDLSFKQQEGFRYHARDVALYRGHLQQCPVILGSATPSIDSYALVQHGKMQALELNQRAGTALMPKIHILDLKVAQKKHGISLQLIQDIKKRLEKKEQVLIFLNRRGYAPVLLCGSCGWQAKCPHCDANFTVHRQPYQHLHCHHCGTIHRMPEHCPQCQHQELITLGMGTGKVEEHLNELFPDFEVIRVDRDSTSRVGSWQKIYDKIQKSEPAILLGTQMLAKGHHFPYVTLVAILDIDSGLLSVDFRATERTAQLIVQVAGRAGRGEHKGDVYLQTLRPDHALLNTLVNENYRVFAQQTLKERQMARMPPYRYAILIRCESKDQAQNTEFLQKHAALLRQYPDLALDIWGPIPAPMERKAGRYQSHMVLLSADRPRLHYYVRSWWQNMLQDKPSSMKLTLDIDPQELS